ATAGGTTAGGTTAGAGGGAGTCAGGGAGGTAGAGCCCTAGCCttcttaaaatggaaaatttgcgcttaaatcttttaaaatttataaaattataagttatctatgataaaattgtaatttgatcccataaaatgataacttttttatttaatctttataaaaactataaatacatgAGCTaatacaatgataaaattacattttaactctaAGCCTTTGAGGTTAGGAGTTCGAGCCTTGAGATGTGCAAACTCTTCACTTTACTATGATCTTGCTTGTTCAAGCATTTGACAAGGTACTCTCACAATGTGAACTTACTATCTCTTCAAACACTTGGGTGTTTTAGTAGAGGCAGGAGCAAGGACGAAGCCAAAAGAAGTTAGTGGACTAGAATTGAATTATGTATTTTTGTAAgagctaaaatataatttcatcattgtaTTAGtttaaatctttataattttttaaaggattaaattaaaattttataatttttttgcagGCCAAACTagaatttgacaattttataaatCCTAGAAGGTGAAAAGtgatattttccaattttagcCAAGAAATAAAACCGTAAATTTGCTGACTCTAAACAGTATATTTCACAAACTTCTTTGGATAAAATGGAAAATCCTGCAACAGAAGAGTAAGTTGGATGAACTAGGTGTACTAAATCCAAATTAATGGaataaagattttgaaatcaatttaGAGATAAACAATAAAAGTCGGTTCAAGTAGTACCGAACTGGTTCGTTGATAATGAAATCTAGTTTTTCATTTGGGCGGAGATTGagtctaatattttaaagaaagtCAGCAACATTTCTTTAATGTTACGTATCGCTAATTCTCCATTCATTGAGGGATAGGCGGTAAAACAGCCCTCACATATACAAGGGGCGGCACCCAAATACAGGAAACTATCCTCCAACTCTAACCCGCCCAAcatttcatttcacattaacaatctttacattattttaattaataataaatgcaaGCGTTAACACCCCCCTCCTCGTCTATATAAGTAAATCAAATCCAGGGTTAGGCCATGCAACAAATATTACAACAAATTCCTATCTATAACGCCAGATATATTTGCATTTCCCAGCAGAAATTAATGGCACACCAGTCAGCTGCTATGAAGCTACCCGTCATTGATCTTTTTGATGAGAATTCCAAGCCTGGTACTCAGGCTTGGATCTCCAAATGCAAAGACGTTCGAGTGGCGTTCGAGCAATACGGGTGCTTCTTAGCAACATTTGACAGAGTTTCTTTACGACATCAGGATGATGTCTTCCTCTCTTTGCAACAATTGTTCCATCTTCCTACACAAATTAAGGTTCAAAACACTTCCGATAAACCTTATTTTGGTTACTTTCAACACCCTTCCATGCCTCTCTCTGAAAGCATGGGCATTGATAACCCCACCATTCTCCGAGCAACTCAAAGTTTCACCAATCTCATGTGGCCTAATGGGAACAACACTTTCTGGTATACTCTTATACACAGTCTCATTCTTTTCACAGTTCAAACCCCATATTTTGAGCATGATTTACTAACagtttttttgtttgaaaatggttaatcAGTGGGAGAATACATGCGTACGCGAAGCTGGTGTCGGAACTGGATCGCATGGTGAAAAAAATGGTGTTTGAAAGCTATGGTGTAGGGAAGTACTACGATTCCCACGTCAAATCTACTGAATATCTTCTTCGACTCATCAAATATAGGGTGCCCCATGAGGATGAACGTGACTTAAATGGAAGTCCCGATCACACTGACAAGAGCTTCATCACCATACTTCATGATAATGATGTTGCAGGTCTACAGATAAAAACAAAGGATGGTGATTGGATTGGCGTTGAGCCCTCTGGTTCTATGTTCCTTGTCATGGCAGGCGATGCATTCTTGGTTAGTTCCTGCTCATAATtcttactcttttttttaaaaaaaaagttacaataataagtaaaaatataacttagtttaagtaaaatgaataaaataaaacaaatttaagatTAGGCGTTAATGAAAAATTTCATCTTTAGCAATAAAATACAAATGAAGTTTTCTTGGATATATAGACAAGTTATTGattcaaattgaaaagatgattgAAATTAATGAATGGGATTAATGAATGGGATTGTTATGTTGAATAGGCATGGAGCAATGGAAGAATACACTCTCCAATCCATCGTGTGAAAGTGGAAGCTGAAAAGGAAAGATATAGCCTTGCATTCTTCTCTTTTAGTGGGGAGATTATAGAAACGCCCAAGGAGCTTGTGGATGAGGCTCATCCATTGCTGTTTAAGCCCTTTCATAATATGGACATGCTTCGCCTATATTCCCTAGAAAATGTTCAGAAATATGTCGACTTTATTTCCCAAGCCAAATGCGGAGCATGACCTGACCAGCTTTATGTGATACACATCCACAGATCTTTTCTTCGAGGAATTAAAAGGGCCTGACGACATCTAATAAAGGGGGTcctatattgttttatttttttaaatgtctaAACTTGTTAATAAGTCAATTATCTTCTTTTGAGCACAGTGGTGTTTTCGTACCAGAATTCCTCTCCTTTTTGCCCCCTCCTTTCATGCTCTCCAATAAGCTTTTTACTCATGGATATAATAGTTtacatttaacaaaattttatccttATTCTAAATTCAGTTtacaactaaataaataaatatttctcttGTAACACTCTTTATCCGATCCAGTTGCAAGACCCGAACTACAGGATGCTATAACTGTGAGCAGaacaatctcatacatattcatcaagaacattcaataaatcaataaatacaagTCAAGTCTTATGTTTAACATGCATTACACACAAAAACCGAGTCTCAATCAAGCTTATGAGAGCTCTTAAACTGACTTGGAATCAATTTAGAACTATTTTGAAGCTTTTACAAAAAGAAGGGTATAAATGCTGCACATAGTctaccacacggtcgtgtggtcaGGCTGTGTCATCcagggtcacacgactgtgtaaCTAATTGGGACCGTGTGAAACCAAAATCATCCTAAAAAAATAGTGCACACGATCGTGTCACCTACCTATGTGTGATACACGATCGTGTGGTAGACTATGTGCAGTATATATAACCCTTTTTGTGCAAGGAACATACCAATCCTACAAGGTGACCTAAATTGCCATTCATACCATTCAAACCTAATCCAAAGCATATACATGTCAAAGCTAAAACATCCATTTACATAACCATCTaaacattcaaccaatatgtccTCATTGGCACCAACATATATTCAAACTCAACAACGCCAAAGCACAAGCACTTGCtaattcatatgcataacatcatTTAAACTTTGTCATTTCTTTTAAGCTTCAAAGTACTAAATTTGACATCAAACCGAATgtcacataccaaaacatattcCTTCACTTAACAAGCCAaaacatcctatgtacatgccacaagtAACTAagttcaaaacataaaaaatctaCCAGATTGAGAAACGATAGGTGTGTGCTTCTTGTTGATCCGATCGACAAGTTTCGAATGTCCAAAATCTACAAAAAAGTAGTAACACaagtatttaaaatacttagtaagctcatacaataTAAACATTTGCTTACCTCAAATTCTTTTCACATACAAAAATCATTATGTAATACAAATACACCTATCAAGAATTCAAACAACATCATTAACATATAAGGCTTTGAGCTCAAACACATCTATAATCTCATCCATTCACATTTTTCCTTTCAAACCAAATTATATCTTATTTccaaatcatataatatttgCCAACATTCAATGGCATATCATCACATTTTCATTTACAATATTACTCGATGAAACTTCGTAAAAGAACTCTGTACATAGGTGAAGGTAATAGTGCTTGGTTACTTATTTGGGTTAAACCTACACGAATCGGATAATACTACCTGGTCACCCGTTAGGGTTGAACCTACACAAATCAGATAATAGTGTCTGATCACCTGTTAGGGTTGAACCTACACAAATCATATAATACTGCCTAGTCACCTGTTAGGGCTGAACCTACACAACAAATAGTCTGGCCAGGGCTTAATATACCTGTATTCTCGAGTTCACAACATATGTTGGAGCTTGAAACCTGCGGGCAATAACCCGTAATCTCATATATAAgacttttactaatttcatcGGGGTTCAATCTCACATTATACCATTTCGcaacaatccatttcaatttgattcaattctcaaattttacattttattcaatgtaatccttaaaatcaaacttatcatAACTTCCAAATTTGGactccaaattttaaaccaacttCAAATATATCCAATTACAACCTcctgttataaaaaattacaaaaattacatGTCAAATTCAAgatattaacaatttagtccttatgttcaaaactaacaaaaatcacatTGTAAAATAGTCTTGTTTTCCATCAAAGCTTCAAACTCAaccataaatattcaaaaacttCAATTAACATCAATGACAAATTTAGAAATCTTTATCAGTTTTTAAAATAGAGATATGAGTTACTTGGACCttgttgcaacgatctcaaaaacataaaaattacaaaaaaagggactagaattgacttaccaattgaTGAGTTAAAGCTTGAAACCCAAAcccttgtttttgtttcttacATTTGGATATGGAAGAGAAAGTTGAAGAACATGATGATAATAtgtcatttttttctttaattaacttagGATGGGTTTGGTTGGGTggtgttgtaacaccccaaacccggtctaaacgttatgaccgaatctggcgatgtcacattgtaacacaccttacccgtattcgacgccggaatatggtacgaggcattactagaagacatacatttgcatacgtattaaaccgagttacaaaatttcatccgaattaaaactttcaaattattaacgtgcttttataattctttactacatatcctcaaaatattatattcataacaaatagggcctacgagacccgatatttactcatgtaattcaaagcttcatttccatttcattcaattcgcaatttctcatgttcacaattcaaatcaatttctcaatccaatatatatatttcaatcatctaataatataattcaaattacgaacttgaattgtgaacatgaaaaattacaatttccacccaatcttgatataaattaatatttcattcaatttattaatttaaataataaaaaattcatttcacgcaatttggtcactttttgacattttacaaatttacccttaaaatattacttttattcaatttagttctgaacctaaaacatgcaaattagtcattttaatgaaaactcatgctagttgaataatcatatattttcctcctcctcctctccattccacatccttaatgtatataacatgcttatatgtaacattatctataatttcactatttatttatttgttcattcaaagctgtccactcgagtcattgtcacaaaattatttatatcttgagctatgtaACTCCGAATTGAAATccgttaattttatatgaaactagactcacatatcttctaactataaaattttcagaatttttggtttagccaataagtacagtttattctttaaagtcatccctattctgttgtctgacagttctgacccttcttcactaaaaattaattatctccccgtacatataaatttaagcccataattatttttctccaatttttgataattttccaaagtcagaacaggggaacccgaaatcattctgaccttatctcacataatttattatatctcatgat
This genomic window from Gossypium raimondii isolate GPD5lz chromosome 10, ASM2569854v1, whole genome shotgun sequence contains:
- the LOC105775945 gene encoding 2-oxoglutarate-dependent dioxygenase AOP2, which translates into the protein MAHQSAAMKLPVIDLFDENSKPGTQAWISKCKDVRVAFEQYGCFLATFDRVSLRHQDDVFLSLQQLFHLPTQIKVQNTSDKPYFGYFQHPSMPLSESMGIDNPTILRATQSFTNLMWPNGNNTFCGRIHAYAKLVSELDRMVKKMVFESYGVGKYYDSHVKSTEYLLRLIKYRVPHEDERDLNGSPDHTDKSFITILHDNDVAGLQIKTKDGDWIGVEPSGSMFLVMAGDAFLAWSNGRIHSPIHRVKVEAEKERYSLAFFSFSGEIIETPKELVDEAHPLLFKPFHNMDMLRLYSLENVQKYVDFISQAKCGA